Sequence from the Candidatus Rokuibacteriota bacterium genome:
GAGGGACTTCTTCCGCTTCTTCTCCGCCTCGACGGCGCGCGGAACCTGCGGGGTCGCCAGCGGGTCTTTGCGATCCAGCGCTCAGCTCCTGAGCACCGAGAGGAACGCCTCCTGCGGGACCTCCACCTTGCCGAGCTGCTTCATCCGCTTCTTGCCTTCCTTCTGCCGCTCGAGGAGCTTGCGCTTGCGGGTGATGTCCCCACCGTAGCACTTGGCCGTCACGTTCTTCCTGAGCGCCTTGACGGTCTCGCGGGCGATCACGCGGCTCCCGATGGCGGCCTGGATCACGACGTCGAAGAGCTGCCGCGGGATGACCGCCTTGAGCTTCTCGGCGAGCGTCTTGCCTTTCTCGTAGGCCTTGTCCCGATGGACGATCACGCTGAGGGCGTCGACCGGGTCGCCATTCAGGAGGATGTCGAGCTTCACCAGGTCGGTCTCCCGGAACTCGAGGAACTCGTAGTCGAACGACGCGTAGCCGCGGGAGAGCGACTTCAGCTTGTCGTAGAAGTCCACGATGATCTCGGCGAGCGGGAAGTCGAACGTGATCAGGACGCGTTTGCCCGCGTACTCCAGGGACCGGTGCTCGCCCCGCTTGTCCTGGGCGAGCTTGTAGATGGCGTTCATGTACTCGGTCGGCGCAAGGACCGAGCCGCGGACGAAGGGCTCTTCGATGTGGTCGATGGTCCCCGCCGGGGGGAGCTTGGACGGGTTCTCGATCTCCACGGTCTCGGCGGCCGTGGTCACGACCCGGTAGCGGACGCTGGGTGAGGTCACGATGAGCGTGAGGGCGAACTCGCGCTCGAGGCGCTCCTGGACGATCTCCATGTGCAGGAGGCCCAGGAAGCCGCACCGGAACCCGGAGCCGAGAGCCAGGGAGGTCTCGGGCTCGAAGACGAGCGCCGAGTCGTTGAGCCGGAGCTTCTCCAGGGCGTCGCGGAGTGACTGGTAGCCGGTGTCCTCGATCGGGTAGAGCCCCGCGAAGACCATGGGCTTGGCGTCGCGGTAGCCCGGGAACGGAGTGGCCGTGGGGCGCAGGGCCTCGGTGATCGTCTCGCCCACCTTTGCGTCGGCCACGCGCTTGATCCCGGCCGTGAGGTAGCCGACCTGACCGGCCCACAACTCCTCCGTCGGCTGCATCGCCGGGGTGAAGACGCCGACCTGCTGGACCTCGTAGACCCGGCCGTTCGACATGAGGAGGATCCTCGTGCCCGGCCACACTCGGCCATCGAAGAGGCGCACGTACACCACGACGCCCTGGTAGGGGTCGTAGAAGGAGTCGAAGACGAGCGCCTTCAGCGGTGCGTCGACGTCCCCGCTCGGCGGCGGGATGCGCCGGACGATGGCCTCGAGGACTTCCGGCACCCCGGTCCCGTCCTTGGCCGAGATCGGGATCGCCTCGTCGGGGTTCAGGCCGAGGAGGTCAGCGAGCTGGCGCCGCGTTCCGTCCACGTCCGCCGCCGGGAGGTCGATCTTGTTGATCACCGGAATGATGGTGAGGTTGGCCTCGAGCGCCAGGTAGAAGTTGGCCAGCGTCTGCGCCTCGACGCCCTGGGCAGCGTCCACCACGAGGACGGCCCCCTCGCAGGCCGCGAGCGAGCGGGACACCTCGTAGGAGAAGTCCACGTGGCCGGGGGTGTCGATCAGGTTCAGCGTGTAATCGTGGCGGTCGGCGGCCCGGTAGGGGAGCCGCACAGTGTGCTGCTTGATCGTGATCCCTCGCTCCCGCTCGAGGTCCATGGAGTCCAGCACCTGGTCCACGGCCTTCTTCGGATCCATGGCGCCGGTCAGGGCCAGCAGTCGGTCGGCGAGCGTGGACTTGCCGTGGTCGATGTGCGCCACGATGGAGAAGTTGCGAATCCCCGGCAGGCTCACGAACTTCAGAATACCACAGGCGCGGGGGCCGTTGCGGACCCGTTCGGCGGCCGCAGCCGGTCGTCGCGCGGCTACACCGACACGCGGGCTCCGTCCGGCACGACGCTGCCGGCGCCGAGCACGGCGCCGGGCCCGATCTCGGCGTCCGCACCGATGCGACAGCCGTCGGCGATCAGGCAGCCGGAGAGGCGCGCTCCCGGCCCGACGCGGACGTCCCGCCAGAGCACGGCGCCGGTCAGGTGGCTCCCGCGTTCGAGCGAGG
This genomic interval carries:
- the lepA gene encoding elongation factor 4, yielding MSLPGIRNFSIVAHIDHGKSTLADRLLALTGAMDPKKAVDQVLDSMDLERERGITIKQHTVRLPYRAADRHDYTLNLIDTPGHVDFSYEVSRSLAACEGAVLVVDAAQGVEAQTLANFYLALEANLTIIPVINKIDLPAADVDGTRRQLADLLGLNPDEAIPISAKDGTGVPEVLEAIVRRIPPPSGDVDAPLKALVFDSFYDPYQGVVVYVRLFDGRVWPGTRILLMSNGRVYEVQQVGVFTPAMQPTEELWAGQVGYLTAGIKRVADAKVGETITEALRPTATPFPGYRDAKPMVFAGLYPIEDTGYQSLRDALEKLRLNDSALVFEPETSLALGSGFRCGFLGLLHMEIVQERLEREFALTLIVTSPSVRYRVVTTAAETVEIENPSKLPPAGTIDHIEEPFVRGSVLAPTEYMNAIYKLAQDKRGEHRSLEYAGKRVLITFDFPLAEIIVDFYDKLKSLSRGYASFDYEFLEFRETDLVKLDILLNGDPVDALSVIVHRDKAYEKGKTLAEKLKAVIPRQLFDVVIQAAIGSRVIARETVKALRKNVTAKCYGGDITRKRKLLERQKEGKKRMKQLGKVEVPQEAFLSVLRS